Within the Bremerella sp. JC817 genome, the region TTGGTTTCACGAAGCTGAAAGAGTTCCTCGGTCGCGAGTTGATCCCTCGCTTTCGGGCGAAGGGAGCCAAGGCTCTGCCTGGGGCGGCCGTTGCCGGGGCCATCGGTAGTGGCAAGACATTTATCTTTGAGGCAGTCGCCGCCGAGCTCGATTTGCCGGTGCTGGTGCTGAAGAACATTCGCAGCCAATGGTTCGGCCAGACCGACGTGATCTTCGAACGGCTCCGGCGGGTTCTCGATGCCCTGGAAAAGGTGGTCATCTTCGTCGACGAAGCCGACACGCAGTTTGGCCGCGTCGATGCGAACGCCCATGAAACCGAACGCCGTCTGACGGGCAAGATTCAAGCCATGATGAGCGATCCGATGCTGCGGGGCAGGGTGCTGTGGCTGTTGATGACGGCTCGCATTCACCTGCTTTCGCCTGACATCCGCCGACCAGGTCGCGTGGGTGACTTGATCATTCCGGTGCTTGATCCCGAGGGAGAAGATCGTCAGGCGTTCATCGAGTGGGTGTTGAAGGGGATCGACATCAAGTCCCCTGGCGAGCAAACCAAAGAGGCGTTTATCGAGGAGTTAGATCAAAGCGTGCTGGAAGAAAACTACTCGGCGGCGGCGTTCGCGTCGCTGCGTTCGCTGCTGAAGGCAACCGAGCCTGATAGCTGGGAAGCGGTTCGCGCGGCGATTCACGATCAGATTCCCCCAGCAATCGGCGCAACACGTGAATATCAGACATTGCAAGCGTTATTGAATTGCACGCGTCGATCGTTGTTACCAGACCCCAATATTACGGAAGAAACGCGGGAAGGGTGGCAAAAACGAATCCACGAGCTCGAGTTGCAAGGGATTCGCTAGTTGGGTTGCCCCTGACAGCGTGGTAGATTGGCAGGCAAACGGCCTGGGGTCGCGACCTGCGTAGGCAGACAGCGACAACAATTCGCCCGATTCTTTGCAAGATTGACGCTCACTCGACGAATACCTTGTCGAACCAATTTTCGGGAGACACAGATGTATCGCAATTTGCTTCTCGCGCTGACGATCGCGAGTCTATTTCTGGTATCGCCAGGGCATGCTCAGCAGAAGTTTTCGAGCATTACCGGCCCTTTGGATGTGAAACCAGTTCAAAGCGGTGCCCAGGTCAACGTCCCATTCATTACTTGGGGCGGTGATGCCGCGACCTTCTTCGCCAATGGGGGGCTCGATACGACGCCTGACTCGATTTATGGCAAGAGCGGGCTGAAGTTGAAGCTGACACCAGGGGACGATTTCGTTCAGCAGGTGAAAGATTACATGGGAGGCAAGTCACCGTTTTTACGTGGCACCTTCCGCATGTTGGGTCAGGCCAGCGAAGTGATCGGTAAAGATCCGCGCACTAAGCCAGTTGTCATCCTGCAGTTGTCGTGGAGTGCCGGCGACCATATTGTCTCCCGCGAAGGTTTCAAAACCTTGAACGACCTGAAGCGGGAAGGCAAGAAGGTCCGTATCGCATGCCAGCAAGGTGGTCCGCACGTCGGTCTGCTGTACGATGCGTTGGCTGCCGCTCAGTTGACCAACAAAGATGTCGAGATCGTTTTCGTAGAAGACCTGACCGGTGCCAATGGTGCCGCAGAGAAGTTCCGCAAGGATTCGACCATCGATGCCTGCTGTGTGATCACGCCAGACATGATCGGCCTGACCGGTGGTGTTGATTCCGCCGGAACGGGTGCCGAGGGTACGGTCGAAGGAGCTCACGTGCTCGTCTCGACCCAGAACATGTCGCGATCGATCGCCGACGTCTATGCCGTTCGCAGCGACTGGTACAACGCCCACAAGGATGAAGTCGAGAAGTTCGTCGCAGGCTATTTGAAGGCTACGGTCGAAGTCAAAAAGATGCGTGACGACTTCGAGAAAACCCAGCGGATGTCGCCGGAGTATCGCAAGCTGTTGACCACGTGCCAGAAGATCTTTGGCGAAGAGGTGTTGCCGACGCTGGAAGTCGACGCTCATGGTCTGCTGCTGGACTGTAACTTTGTCGGCTTGCCGGGGCAGATCGCCTTCTTCAAGCAAAGCGGGAACCTGAGCGGTTTCGACGCGAAGATGAAAGCGGCTCTCGACCTGGCAACCAACTGGGGTTATGCCGGCGCTCGAATGGGATTCGATCCGGTCAACTTCGACTACAAGAAGGTCGCCAGCTCGGCCGGCGTTCCTTATGCCGAACCGCAGAAGATTGTCAAAGGGGAAAGCCTCACGGAGTTCCCTGGCGACGATCTCGATACCGGAACGATTGTCAGCTTTACGATCTCGTTCGAGCCGAACCAGACCGACTTCTCGGTCGATCGGTACGGGGCCGAATTTGATCGGGCATTGCAGTCGGCCAGTACGTTCGGCGGTGCGGCCGTCGTGATCCGAGGCCACTCGGACCCAACCAAGACTTTGGTTCAGTTGATCAAGGCTGGCTTGGAAAAGGGTGTCATTCGTCGCACCGGCCAGCAAGGCAACTATCGCTACTTCATCAATACGAAGCAGGGCACCCAAGAACTCGATTTGAGCCAGACTGGCGCGATGGTGGAACTGATCAAGAGTGGCGCCTTTGAAGGTGCCGCCGACAGCCCACTGCAAACGATGCAGGCCGCTTTGAACTTGTCGCAGGCTCGTGCCGAACAGGTCAAGCAAGCAATTATTAACTACGCCGAACAGCGCGACATCAATGTCAACCTGTCACAGCTTCAGCCACTGGGGGCTGGGATTTCCGACCCGGTGATCTCCAAGCCATCCAACATGGCCGAAGCGAAGCAAAACATGCGAGTCGAATTCCGGATTGTGAAAGTGAATCCGGAAGAACTTTCCGAGACTGACTTTGACTTCTAAACCAATCTTCTTTCGCTGCCTTGGCCGAGCGATTCGGGCGAGGCAGCACGAAGAGGATTTCTTTTCGACGATTTGGGGGACACGATGATTCAAAAGATGCTACTGGTATGCGCGGTGTGCGGGCTCTTCATTCCGCTCCATTCCGCTTCGGCGGCGAACGAATTGAATGTCGTGGTGATCCTCGATAACTCTGGTTCGATGAACCAGGTTATGAATCGGGGTAACACGCGGATCGTCGCTGCCAAGCAAGCGATGTGGCGAGTTCTTTCTCAAGCACCCGAGGATGCCCAGATTGGTGTCGTGCTGCTGAATCCGGTCCGCAATCAGAAGTGGGCGGTACCGCTTGGCCCCGTCGAGCCTTCCGTTGCCCAAGAAGCGGTCGAGTCGCTCCAGGCGGCCGGCAACACGCCGCTGGGAGCCACGATGAAAGAAGCGGCCGACGCGCTCTTGGAACTTCGCGACAAGCAGAAGTATGGCACTTATAAACTGCTGATCATTTCCGATGGCGAGGCAACCGACCGAGCCTTAGTCGAGCAGTATTTGCCTCAGATCCAAGCCCGCGGCATTCTGGTCGATGTGATCGGCGTATCGATGGGGCAACAGCATAGCCTGGCGACGCGGACGGCAACCTACCGCAACGCCGACGATCCCGCTTCGCTGGAGAAAGCGATTTCGCAGGTCGTGCTTGGCGAAAGTTCGACCGACACGGACGACAACACCGGACAAAGCGATTTCGATTTATTAGCCTCGGTGCCGTCGGAAGTGGCCGCGGTCTCGCTCGAAGCGTTGACGACCCCGCACAACGAGCCCATCGGCGCGTTCGCTGGCGATCCGGTGGCCGGGCTGCCCAATAGTTATCAGCCGCCGCAGCCGGCCAATGCCCCCAACAACGGCTCGAATCGTGGTGGAGGCCCTGGTTTTGGGACTTTTCTGATGATCGGCTTTGTAATCCTGATACTATTTCGGGTGTTCGCCTCGATTGTCAAAGCCCGTTAAGACCGTCAAAATAGTGATCTATGTTTTCTTAACGATGATCTCGGCGGCATGGCCAATATCCTCGCAACGTTGAAATCCAACAGGAGCAGTTGAGTGTCCAAAGGCAAGTTGCTTGCCGTGAGCATTGTGTGGCTGCTGATTCTCGCGGCTGGTGTCACTGTCTGGAAAGTCGTCTTCGCGCCGGCCGTGGAAGTCTCGCTCGAAGAGCAAAAGCGAATCGAGGCCGAGAAAGCTCGGGCCGAGCGTGACAATCAATTGCGCCGTGGTGGCACGGATAGTCGTTATCGTACCCAGGTCAATCTCGCCCTGGATGGCTTCAGTGGATACGCCGTCTTTCGCAGTCCCGAGTTCGCCGACGAACTAAGCAAGCAGGGAATCAAACTTCAGCTGAGCGACGACGGTGCCGACTATTCGGCTCGGCTGGAAGCGCTGCGCAGTGGCAAGGTCGACATGGCCGTGATGACGATCGACGCCCTGGTGGCGACCAGCGCCGATGCTGGCGATCTTCCGGCGACCATCGTGGCGATTGTGGACGAAACGGTCGGGGCCGACGCGATCGTCACCTATCGCGATACCTACCCGAACGTCGATTCCTTGAACCGAGCCGAT harbors:
- a CDS encoding vWA domain-containing protein yields the protein MIQKMLLVCAVCGLFIPLHSASAANELNVVVILDNSGSMNQVMNRGNTRIVAAKQAMWRVLSQAPEDAQIGVVLLNPVRNQKWAVPLGPVEPSVAQEAVESLQAAGNTPLGATMKEAADALLELRDKQKYGTYKLLIISDGEATDRALVEQYLPQIQARGILVDVIGVSMGQQHSLATRTATYRNADDPASLEKAISQVVLGESSTDTDDNTGQSDFDLLASVPSEVAAVSLEALTTPHNEPIGAFAGDPVAGLPNSYQPPQPANAPNNGSNRGGGPGFGTFLMIGFVILILFRVFASIVKAR